In one Drosophila gunungcola strain Sukarami chromosome 2R unlocalized genomic scaffold, Dgunungcola_SK_2 000004F, whole genome shotgun sequence genomic region, the following are encoded:
- the LOC128253966 gene encoding uridine-cytidine kinase-like 1 isoform X3: MRIRAADDSRERIFVNDDRSDVTEPLYVDPYAELGNGLPGDLNCCPASPTTVPAKPSLESPLKRSGRRQRTTSIGNQTTTANPSECIIRANNRTIYTAGRPPWYNCAGQQVEPFVIGICGGSASGKTTVAEKIIESLDVPWVTLLSMDCFYKILNEKQHEQALINEYNFDHPDAFDIELLLDVLTKLKEGRKVEVPVYNFVTHGRESQTKTMYGANVIIFEGILTFHSPEVLKLLDMKIFVDTDPDIRLARRLKRDISQRGRDLRGVLKQYLNMVKPSYCNYIAPTMAHADIIVPRGGENKVAIHLIVQHVHTQLQLRGFKLRETLANSYKDQPMPHSLHLLHPTPQIKGLHTFIRCRNTSRDEFIFYSKRLIRLVIEFALSLFPFKTTTVETPQGVLYEGKRMESRKICGVSILRAGETMEQAVCDVCKDIRIGKILIQTNLKTGEPELYYLRLPKDIKDYKVILMDATVATGAAAMMAIRVLLDHDVPEDNIILASLLMAEIGVHSIAYAFPKVKIVTSALDPEINSKFYVIPGIGNFGDRYFGTEPSDEY, from the exons ATGCGAATCCGCGCCGCCGACGATTCGCGTGAGCGTATTTTTGTGAA CGATGACCGTTCTGATGTCACTGAGCCACTCTATGTGGATCCATATGCCGAGCTGGGTAATGGCCTTCCCGGAGATCTTAACTGTTGCCCGGCCTCGCCCACCACAGTACCTGCGAAACCCTCGCTAGAGTCGCCTCTGAAACGCTCCGGCAGGAGGCAACGCACCACATCTATTGGCAATCAGACCACCACCGCGAATCCGTCCGAATGCATCATACGCGCAAACAATCGCACGATCTACACGGCCGGACGTCCGCCGTGGTACAATTGTGCTGGACAGCAGGTAGAGCCCTTTGTCATAG GAATCTGCGGAGGAAGTGCTTCTGGCAAGACCACCGTTGCCGAGAAAATCATCGAGAGCCTGGATGTTCCCTGGGTGACTCTATTATCCATGGACTGTTTCTACAAG ATCTTAAATGAGAAACAGCATGAGCAGGCACTGATCAACGAATACAACTTTGATCACCCTGATGCCTTTGACATCGAACTGCTGCTAGATGTGCTGACCAAACTGAAGGAGGGCCGCAAGGTTGAGGTTCCTGTCTACAATTTTGTGACACATGGCCGTGAGAGCCAAACGAAGACCATGTATGGGGCCAACGTGATCATCTTCGAGGGCATTCTCACTTTCCACAGCCCAGAGGTGCTTAAACTGTTGGATATGAAGATCTTTGTGGACACAGATCCTGATATTCGCTTGGCCAGGAGGTTAAAAAG GGACATCTCACAGCGCGGACGCGACCTTAGGGGCGTACTTAAGCAATACCTGAATATGGTGAAGCCCTCATATTGCAATTATATAGCTCCAACCATGGCCCATGCGGACATTATTGTGCCTCGTGGAGGCGAAAACAAGGTTGCCATCCATCTCATCGTGCAGCACGTGCACACACAACTTCAGCTG CGCGGATTTAAACTTCGCGAAACTCTAGCCAACTCCTACAAGGACCAGCCCATGCCACATTCTCTGCACCTGCTGCATCCCACCCCACAGATTAAGGGCCTGCACACATTTATCCGCTGCCGGAATACATCCCGCGATGAGTTCATCTTCTACTCAAAGCGCCTCATCCGGCTGGTCATCGAGTTTGCACTGAGCCTGTTTCCCTTCAAGACAACCACCGTGGAAACGCCTCAGGGTGTTCTTTATGAGGGCAAGCGCATGGAGTCGCGGAAAATCTGTGGTGTTTCCATTCTCCGAGCTGGCGAAACCATGGAGCAGGCGGTGTGCGATGTGTGCAAGGACATTCGCATCGGGAAGATCCTCATCCAGACAAATCTTAAGACCGGCGAGCCGGAGCTTTACTACCTGAGGCTGCCCAAAGACATAAAAGACTACAAGGTGATACTAATGGACGCCACCGTGGCCACCGGAGCGGCGGCCATGATGGCCATTCGGGTGCTGCTGGATCACGACGTGCCCGAGGACAACATTATCCTGGCCTCGCTGCTGATGGCCGAGATCGGTGTACACTCCATTGCCTATGCCTTCCCAAAG GTGAAAATTGTTACTTCCGCTCTGGATCCGGAGATTAATAGTAAGTTTTATGTTATACCCGGCATTGGTAACTTTGGCGATCGCTACTTTGGCACGGAACCCTCTGATGAATACTGA
- the LOC128253966 gene encoding uridine-cytidine kinase-like 1 isoform X2, with product MSQTKQIKFYNPSSSASSDSDDRSDVTEPLYVDPYAELGNGLPGDLNCCPASPTTVPAKPSLESPLKRSGRRQRTTSIGNQTTTANPSECIIRANNRTIYTAGRPPWYNCAGQQVEPFVIGICGGSASGKTTVAEKIIESLDVPWVTLLSMDCFYKILNEKQHEQALINEYNFDHPDAFDIELLLDVLTKLKEGRKVEVPVYNFVTHGRESQTKTMYGANVIIFEGILTFHSPEVLKLLDMKIFVDTDPDIRLARRLKRDISQRGRDLRGVLKQYLNMVKPSYCNYIAPTMAHADIIVPRGGENKVAIHLIVQHVHTQLQLRGFKLRETLANSYKDQPMPHSLHLLHPTPQIKGLHTFIRCRNTSRDEFIFYSKRLIRLVIEFALSLFPFKTTTVETPQGVLYEGKRMESRKICGVSILRAGETMEQAVCDVCKDIRIGKILIQTNLKTGEPELYYLRLPKDIKDYKVILMDATVATGAAAMMAIRVLLDHDVPEDNIILASLLMAEIGVHSIAYAFPKVKIVTSALDPEINSKFYVIPGIGNFGDRYFGTEPSDEY from the exons ATGTCCCAGACGAAACAAATCAAGTTCTACAACCCATCGAGTTCTGCTAGCTCCGACAG CGATGACCGTTCTGATGTCACTGAGCCACTCTATGTGGATCCATATGCCGAGCTGGGTAATGGCCTTCCCGGAGATCTTAACTGTTGCCCGGCCTCGCCCACCACAGTACCTGCGAAACCCTCGCTAGAGTCGCCTCTGAAACGCTCCGGCAGGAGGCAACGCACCACATCTATTGGCAATCAGACCACCACCGCGAATCCGTCCGAATGCATCATACGCGCAAACAATCGCACGATCTACACGGCCGGACGTCCGCCGTGGTACAATTGTGCTGGACAGCAGGTAGAGCCCTTTGTCATAG GAATCTGCGGAGGAAGTGCTTCTGGCAAGACCACCGTTGCCGAGAAAATCATCGAGAGCCTGGATGTTCCCTGGGTGACTCTATTATCCATGGACTGTTTCTACAAG ATCTTAAATGAGAAACAGCATGAGCAGGCACTGATCAACGAATACAACTTTGATCACCCTGATGCCTTTGACATCGAACTGCTGCTAGATGTGCTGACCAAACTGAAGGAGGGCCGCAAGGTTGAGGTTCCTGTCTACAATTTTGTGACACATGGCCGTGAGAGCCAAACGAAGACCATGTATGGGGCCAACGTGATCATCTTCGAGGGCATTCTCACTTTCCACAGCCCAGAGGTGCTTAAACTGTTGGATATGAAGATCTTTGTGGACACAGATCCTGATATTCGCTTGGCCAGGAGGTTAAAAAG GGACATCTCACAGCGCGGACGCGACCTTAGGGGCGTACTTAAGCAATACCTGAATATGGTGAAGCCCTCATATTGCAATTATATAGCTCCAACCATGGCCCATGCGGACATTATTGTGCCTCGTGGAGGCGAAAACAAGGTTGCCATCCATCTCATCGTGCAGCACGTGCACACACAACTTCAGCTG CGCGGATTTAAACTTCGCGAAACTCTAGCCAACTCCTACAAGGACCAGCCCATGCCACATTCTCTGCACCTGCTGCATCCCACCCCACAGATTAAGGGCCTGCACACATTTATCCGCTGCCGGAATACATCCCGCGATGAGTTCATCTTCTACTCAAAGCGCCTCATCCGGCTGGTCATCGAGTTTGCACTGAGCCTGTTTCCCTTCAAGACAACCACCGTGGAAACGCCTCAGGGTGTTCTTTATGAGGGCAAGCGCATGGAGTCGCGGAAAATCTGTGGTGTTTCCATTCTCCGAGCTGGCGAAACCATGGAGCAGGCGGTGTGCGATGTGTGCAAGGACATTCGCATCGGGAAGATCCTCATCCAGACAAATCTTAAGACCGGCGAGCCGGAGCTTTACTACCTGAGGCTGCCCAAAGACATAAAAGACTACAAGGTGATACTAATGGACGCCACCGTGGCCACCGGAGCGGCGGCCATGATGGCCATTCGGGTGCTGCTGGATCACGACGTGCCCGAGGACAACATTATCCTGGCCTCGCTGCTGATGGCCGAGATCGGTGTACACTCCATTGCCTATGCCTTCCCAAAG GTGAAAATTGTTACTTCCGCTCTGGATCCGGAGATTAATAGTAAGTTTTATGTTATACCCGGCATTGGTAACTTTGGCGATCGCTACTTTGGCACGGAACCCTCTGATGAATACTGA
- the LOC128253966 gene encoding uridine-cytidine kinase-like 1 isoform X1, with protein MSSITFLCSKSAHNSNNNNNSIKSSSDVPKSAFAAASAGLLTIASHQQQQQQQQHLQQQQHLQQSKVKATAAKTNGHIDDRSDVTEPLYVDPYAELGNGLPGDLNCCPASPTTVPAKPSLESPLKRSGRRQRTTSIGNQTTTANPSECIIRANNRTIYTAGRPPWYNCAGQQVEPFVIGICGGSASGKTTVAEKIIESLDVPWVTLLSMDCFYKILNEKQHEQALINEYNFDHPDAFDIELLLDVLTKLKEGRKVEVPVYNFVTHGRESQTKTMYGANVIIFEGILTFHSPEVLKLLDMKIFVDTDPDIRLARRLKRDISQRGRDLRGVLKQYLNMVKPSYCNYIAPTMAHADIIVPRGGENKVAIHLIVQHVHTQLQLRGFKLRETLANSYKDQPMPHSLHLLHPTPQIKGLHTFIRCRNTSRDEFIFYSKRLIRLVIEFALSLFPFKTTTVETPQGVLYEGKRMESRKICGVSILRAGETMEQAVCDVCKDIRIGKILIQTNLKTGEPELYYLRLPKDIKDYKVILMDATVATGAAAMMAIRVLLDHDVPEDNIILASLLMAEIGVHSIAYAFPKVKIVTSALDPEINSKFYVIPGIGNFGDRYFGTEPSDEY; from the exons ATGAGCAGCATCACGTTTTTGTGCAGCAAGTCGGcccacaacagcaacaataataataacagcaTCAAGAGCAGTAGTGATGTGCCAAAATCAGCATTTGCAGCCGCATCCGCCGGTTTACTAACCATCGCTagccaccagcaacaacaacagcagcagcaacatctacaacaacaacagcatctCCAGCAGTCAAAGGTTAAGGCTACAGCAGCCAAAACCAATGGTCACAT CGATGACCGTTCTGATGTCACTGAGCCACTCTATGTGGATCCATATGCCGAGCTGGGTAATGGCCTTCCCGGAGATCTTAACTGTTGCCCGGCCTCGCCCACCACAGTACCTGCGAAACCCTCGCTAGAGTCGCCTCTGAAACGCTCCGGCAGGAGGCAACGCACCACATCTATTGGCAATCAGACCACCACCGCGAATCCGTCCGAATGCATCATACGCGCAAACAATCGCACGATCTACACGGCCGGACGTCCGCCGTGGTACAATTGTGCTGGACAGCAGGTAGAGCCCTTTGTCATAG GAATCTGCGGAGGAAGTGCTTCTGGCAAGACCACCGTTGCCGAGAAAATCATCGAGAGCCTGGATGTTCCCTGGGTGACTCTATTATCCATGGACTGTTTCTACAAG ATCTTAAATGAGAAACAGCATGAGCAGGCACTGATCAACGAATACAACTTTGATCACCCTGATGCCTTTGACATCGAACTGCTGCTAGATGTGCTGACCAAACTGAAGGAGGGCCGCAAGGTTGAGGTTCCTGTCTACAATTTTGTGACACATGGCCGTGAGAGCCAAACGAAGACCATGTATGGGGCCAACGTGATCATCTTCGAGGGCATTCTCACTTTCCACAGCCCAGAGGTGCTTAAACTGTTGGATATGAAGATCTTTGTGGACACAGATCCTGATATTCGCTTGGCCAGGAGGTTAAAAAG GGACATCTCACAGCGCGGACGCGACCTTAGGGGCGTACTTAAGCAATACCTGAATATGGTGAAGCCCTCATATTGCAATTATATAGCTCCAACCATGGCCCATGCGGACATTATTGTGCCTCGTGGAGGCGAAAACAAGGTTGCCATCCATCTCATCGTGCAGCACGTGCACACACAACTTCAGCTG CGCGGATTTAAACTTCGCGAAACTCTAGCCAACTCCTACAAGGACCAGCCCATGCCACATTCTCTGCACCTGCTGCATCCCACCCCACAGATTAAGGGCCTGCACACATTTATCCGCTGCCGGAATACATCCCGCGATGAGTTCATCTTCTACTCAAAGCGCCTCATCCGGCTGGTCATCGAGTTTGCACTGAGCCTGTTTCCCTTCAAGACAACCACCGTGGAAACGCCTCAGGGTGTTCTTTATGAGGGCAAGCGCATGGAGTCGCGGAAAATCTGTGGTGTTTCCATTCTCCGAGCTGGCGAAACCATGGAGCAGGCGGTGTGCGATGTGTGCAAGGACATTCGCATCGGGAAGATCCTCATCCAGACAAATCTTAAGACCGGCGAGCCGGAGCTTTACTACCTGAGGCTGCCCAAAGACATAAAAGACTACAAGGTGATACTAATGGACGCCACCGTGGCCACCGGAGCGGCGGCCATGATGGCCATTCGGGTGCTGCTGGATCACGACGTGCCCGAGGACAACATTATCCTGGCCTCGCTGCTGATGGCCGAGATCGGTGTACACTCCATTGCCTATGCCTTCCCAAAG GTGAAAATTGTTACTTCCGCTCTGGATCCGGAGATTAATAGTAAGTTTTATGTTATACCCGGCATTGGTAACTTTGGCGATCGCTACTTTGGCACGGAACCCTCTGATGAATACTGA